One Betaproteobacteria bacterium genomic window carries:
- a CDS encoding HPr family phosphocarrier protein, translated as MQQREIEIVNKLGLHARASAKLTQLAGQFTAEVWISRDGRKVNAKSIMGVMMLAAAKGSVVAIEIDGPDEAQAMTALVGLINDKFGEGE; from the coding sequence ATGCAGCAACGGGAAATTGAGATCGTAAACAAGCTCGGACTGCACGCCCGCGCGTCCGCCAAGCTCACGCAGTTGGCGGGCCAGTTCACGGCCGAAGTCTGGATATCCAGGGACGGCCGCAAGGTCAACGCCAAGAGCATCATGGGTGTGATGATGCTGGCCGCGGCGAAAGGTTCGGTCGTGGCAATCGAGATCGACGGTCCGGACGAAGCCCAGGCCATGACGGCGCTGGTGGGACTGATCAACGACAAATTCGGGGAAGGGGAATGA
- a CDS encoding PTS fructose transporter subunit IIA yields MVGILIIAHGTLGESLIHSASHVMGGRPAQLVQIGVSMHDDPQILLPQAIKLLRGLDQGGGVLVLSDVYGATPSNIACRLLIPGKIEGVAGVNLPMLVRALTYRNEPLKTVVAKATSGGIEGVMQMPIPQVRNAATGN; encoded by the coding sequence ATGGTCGGAATTCTCATCATCGCTCACGGTACTCTCGGTGAAAGTCTGATTCACAGTGCGAGTCACGTGATGGGCGGCCGGCCCGCGCAACTGGTGCAGATCGGCGTGAGCATGCATGACGACCCGCAGATACTGCTGCCACAGGCGATCAAATTACTTCGCGGCCTGGATCAGGGCGGCGGTGTCCTGGTGCTATCCGACGTATACGGCGCCACTCCGAGCAATATCGCCTGCAGGCTGCTCATCCCCGGAAAAATCGAGGGCGTGGCAGGCGTGAACCTGCCCATGCTGGTGCGCGCACTGACTTATCGCAACGAGCCGCTGAAAACCGTCGTGGCCAAAGCCACCTCCGGCGGCATCGAAGGCGTCATGCAAATGCCCATTCCGCAGGTGAGAAATGCAGCAACGGGAAATTGA
- the gshB gene encoding glutathione synthase, protein MKIAFILDPLDSIKTYKDSSYAMMREAALRGHALAVLQQEDLVLRDGKALGYARDLALMSDEKQWYRVSERRAVGLETFDAVMMRKDPPFDMEYIYSTYLLELAQRQGARVINNPRAVRDHNEKLAIARFPKFTVPALVTREETLIRDFLAEYGDIIVKPLDGMGGTSVFRLHRQDHNIGVVIETVTHYGRRTVMAQKFIPEITKGDKRVLIIDGEPVPYSLARIPKQGETRGNLAAGGTGVAQPLSDRDFEIARALGPELKAAGLLLVGLDVIGDYLTEVNVTSPTCMREIADQTGFNAAGMMIDALEKITKRKG, encoded by the coding sequence ATGAAAATAGCCTTCATCCTCGATCCGCTCGACAGCATCAAGACCTATAAAGATTCCTCGTACGCGATGATGCGTGAGGCTGCGTTGCGCGGTCACGCACTGGCGGTGCTGCAGCAGGAGGATCTGGTGTTGCGCGACGGCAAAGCGCTCGGCTATGCACGAGATCTCGCGCTGATGTCGGACGAAAAACAGTGGTATCGGGTCAGCGAACGCAGAGCCGTGGGCCTGGAAACTTTCGACGCGGTGATGATGCGCAAGGATCCACCGTTCGACATGGAGTATATCTACAGCACCTACCTGCTGGAGCTGGCGCAGCGGCAGGGCGCTCGCGTGATAAACAATCCTCGAGCCGTGCGCGACCACAACGAAAAGCTGGCCATCGCCAGATTTCCGAAATTCACCGTGCCCGCTTTGGTCACGCGCGAAGAAACGTTGATCCGCGACTTCCTTGCCGAATACGGCGACATCATCGTCAAGCCGCTGGACGGAATGGGCGGCACTTCGGTGTTCCGTTTACATCGTCAGGACCACAACATCGGTGTGGTGATAGAAACCGTGACGCATTATGGACGGCGCACGGTCATGGCGCAGAAATTCATCCCGGAGATCACCAAGGGCGACAAGCGCGTGCTGATCATCGACGGCGAGCCGGTTCCCTACTCGTTGGCGCGCATTCCGAAACAGGGTGAAACCCGCGGTAACCTCGCGGCGGGCGGGACGGGCGTGGCGCAACCCCTGTCGGATCGTGACTTTGAGATTGCGCGCGCGCTGGGACCGGAACTCAAGGCGGCGGGCCTGCTGCTCGTCGGGCTGGATGTGATCGGCGACTACCTGACGGAAGTCAACGTCACCAGTCCCACCTGCATGCGCGAAATCGCCGACCAGACCGGATTCAATGCCGCGGGGATGATGATCGATGCATTGGAAAAGATAACGAAGCGCAAGGGCTGA
- a CDS encoding FAD-dependent oxidoreductase — MPFRLLRFALNARYPEPRMFRTPDRLRTSYDVVIIGAGGHGLAAAYYLARDHGISNVAVLEKGYIGGGNTGRNTTIVRSNYLTPEGVAFYDASVQLWKDLATDFDLNLFYSTRGHFTLAHTDSALRTMRWRAEVNKHLGVDSELVGRKEIEKACPQMDLSCGGHAPILGALYHAPGAIARHDAVAWGYGRGADGRGVEIHQKTEVLGINIEGGRVTGVRTSRGDIATAKVLCAVAGSTPRITDMVGIRTPIYIHPLQAMVSEPMKPWLDPILVSGSLHVYVSQSARGELVMGASLDPYELHSTRSTLDFVEGLAGHMLDLFPFLSHANINRQWAGMADMTPDFAPIMGKTPVEGFYLDSGWGTWGFKATPVSGKTMAYTVANDRDHELIEGFRLSRFAEYELTGEKGAASVGH; from the coding sequence ATGCCCTTCCGGCTGCTTCGCTTTGCTCTGAATGCCCGTTACCCGGAACCGCGCATGTTTCGCACCCCGGACAGGTTGCGGACGAGCTACGACGTGGTGATCATCGGCGCCGGCGGACATGGGTTAGCGGCCGCTTACTATCTTGCAAGAGACCACGGGATCAGCAATGTAGCGGTGCTGGAGAAGGGTTATATCGGCGGTGGCAACACCGGCCGCAACACCACCATCGTGCGCTCCAATTATTTGACCCCGGAGGGCGTGGCCTTCTATGACGCGTCGGTGCAACTGTGGAAGGACCTTGCAACCGATTTCGACCTGAATCTTTTCTACTCGACGCGTGGCCACTTCACGCTGGCCCATACCGATTCGGCTTTGCGCACCATGCGCTGGCGTGCGGAGGTCAACAAGCACCTCGGGGTCGACAGCGAGCTGGTGGGGCGCAAGGAAATCGAAAAAGCTTGTCCGCAGATGGACCTTTCATGCGGCGGGCACGCGCCGATCCTGGGTGCGCTCTATCACGCTCCGGGTGCGATCGCGCGTCACGACGCGGTGGCCTGGGGTTATGGCCGCGGCGCCGACGGGCGCGGCGTCGAAATTCATCAGAAAACCGAAGTGCTGGGCATCAACATCGAGGGTGGCCGCGTAACGGGTGTGCGAACCAGCCGTGGCGACATCGCCACGGCCAAGGTGCTGTGCGCGGTCGCGGGTTCCACGCCGAGAATCACCGACATGGTCGGCATCCGCACGCCTATCTATATCCATCCGCTGCAGGCCATGGTGTCCGAGCCGATGAAGCCATGGCTGGATCCAATCCTCGTTTCCGGCAGCTTGCACGTCTACGTCAGTCAATCCGCTCGCGGCGAGCTGGTGATGGGCGCGTCGCTCGATCCCTATGAGCTGCACTCCACCCGCTCGACGCTCGATTTCGTCGAGGGACTCGCCGGCCACATGCTGGACCTGTTCCCTTTTCTCTCGCACGCGAACATCAATCGCCAGTGGGCGGGAATGGCCGACATGACGCCGGACTTCGCTCCGATCATGGGCAAGACGCCGGTCGAAGGTTTTTATCTCGATTCGGGCTGGGGAACCTGGGGCTTCAAGGCTACGCCGGTGTCCGGGAAGACCATGGCTTACACCGTGGCCAACGATCGCGATCACGAATTGATCGAAGGATTCCGGCTTTCCCGCTTCGCGGAATATGAACTGACCGGAGAGAAAGGGGCGGCGTCAGTTGGACACTGA